In a single window of the Pirellulales bacterium genome:
- a CDS encoding DNA polymerase Y family protein: protein MKRVLCVRLPDWTRQRRVAAGQERELSGREALERLVPWCGQFSPSVGVDALEPPESLLFDVTGLAHLFHGEETLIGHVGREFGRRGLSTRIALADTLGAAWALAHYPIENLQFAICNLQLPGSPIVVPPGKTRAALLPLPVEALRLSADCVETLRELGLRQIGQLLRFSRDSLATRFGPELLVRLDQAMGVVEEVIAACHPLPQVEAETVFEHPTDRPAVIEQALERQLEQIARQLSPRRQGVQELVCCFRGETGKAGEFTVGLYRPSAAPRHLAELIEMQWLAAQRKLAEPIASLRLSVTVAAPLELEQQELFGDRGQYDPRQTAILVDRLSSRLGRSSVVRPRLLPEAQPELTWRYEPWVGGAQRRPASSAKKRPAQRQTFSHCASCKWPLTRPLSLAQRPVLLEVVSMAPHGPPLAFSLFGQQHRIERTWGPERIQTGWWRGRSVRRDYYRVETITGRWFWLFRQLSDGRWYFHGAFD from the coding sequence ATGAAACGGGTATTGTGCGTGCGGTTGCCCGACTGGACCCGGCAGCGGCGCGTCGCCGCTGGTCAGGAGCGTGAGTTGAGCGGTCGCGAGGCGTTGGAGCGCCTCGTCCCCTGGTGCGGGCAGTTCAGTCCGTCGGTGGGCGTCGATGCGCTCGAGCCGCCGGAAAGTTTGCTGTTCGACGTGACCGGTCTGGCCCACCTGTTTCACGGAGAAGAGACGCTCATCGGGCACGTGGGGCGAGAATTCGGCCGCCGCGGCCTGTCGACGCGCATCGCCCTGGCCGACACGCTCGGCGCCGCCTGGGCGCTGGCCCATTACCCAATTGAAAATTTGCAATTTGCAATTTGCAATTTGCAATTACCTGGTTCGCCCATCGTCGTGCCGCCCGGCAAAACCCGGGCCGCGCTCTTGCCTTTACCCGTCGAGGCGTTGCGGCTCTCCGCCGACTGCGTCGAGACATTGCGCGAATTGGGCCTGCGGCAGATCGGGCAACTGCTCCGTTTTTCGCGCGATAGCCTGGCAACCCGCTTCGGCCCGGAGTTGCTCGTGCGGCTCGACCAGGCGATGGGCGTCGTGGAAGAAGTGATTGCGGCTTGCCACCCCCTGCCCCAAGTGGAAGCGGAGACGGTCTTCGAGCACCCGACCGATCGCCCGGCGGTGATCGAGCAAGCGTTAGAGCGACAACTGGAGCAGATCGCGCGGCAGTTGTCTCCGCGGCGGCAAGGCGTGCAAGAGTTGGTTTGCTGTTTCCGCGGCGAGACCGGCAAGGCCGGCGAATTCACGGTCGGCCTCTACCGTCCGAGCGCCGCGCCGCGGCACTTGGCCGAGTTGATCGAGATGCAATGGCTGGCGGCGCAGCGCAAGCTGGCCGAGCCGATCGCTTCGCTGCGCCTCTCGGTCACGGTCGCCGCGCCTTTGGAACTCGAACAACAGGAATTGTTCGGCGATCGGGGCCAATACGATCCGCGGCAGACGGCGATTCTGGTCGACCGGCTGAGCAGCCGCTTGGGGCGCAGCTCGGTCGTCCGCCCCAGGCTTTTGCCCGAAGCCCAGCCGGAATTGACCTGGCGGTACGAACCTTGGGTGGGCGGGGCGCAGCGGCGACCGGCCAGCAGCGCGAAGAAACGGCCGGCTCAACGGCAAACTTTTTCGCATTGCGCCTCGTGCAAATGGCCGCTCACGCGGCCGCTGTCGCTTGCCCAGCGGCCGGTGCTCTTGGAGGTGGTGTCGATGGCACCGCACGGGCCGCCTTTGGCCTTTTCGCTTTTCGGCCAGCAGCATCGCATCGAGCGCACCTGGGGTCCGGAGCGCATCCAGACCGGCTGGTGGCGTGGGCGGAGCGTGCGACGCGATTATTACCGCGTGGAGACTATCACCGGCCGCTGGTTCTGGCTTTTCCGCCAGCTCTCCGACGGCCGCTGGTATTTCCACGGGGCGTTTGACTAG
- a CDS encoding DUF1501 domain-containing protein, whose amino-acid sequence MACRDFQQTHCSRRAALAFGALGVGGLSLPRLLQAEAAATHRKPPARSCILLFQFGGPSQFETFDPKPRAPAEIRGEFGVIATRNPQLVIGEHLPKLAALADKFALVRSVHHDRGSHNSGAYYSLTGRRPLIDIVTSNAAATDFPCPGAVIDSLRRDVHLAPTAVSLPTMIADGPFRTPGEFAGFLGKLHDPLFITQNPDDPKFNVEQLALPDGVSVERLRDRRGILSRLAATAKLSEKLAAVRDMDAYQQRAVDLLTSPATRQALAIADEPAGVRERYGRNQYGQSVLLARRLVEAGVRFVTVYYSAGIGGWDTHKDNFKTLKGSRLPQTDLALSAVIEDLAQRGLLDETLILWTGDFGRTPKVNKDAGRDHWPPCQTVLMAGGGIRGGVLVGSSDKTGAYALSDPKTPDDVMATVYHALGLDPETIIHDQLNRPMPIADGRPIAGLF is encoded by the coding sequence ATGGCCTGCCGCGATTTCCAACAAACCCACTGCAGCCGCCGTGCGGCGCTCGCTTTTGGCGCTCTCGGTGTCGGCGGGCTGTCGCTACCACGTCTACTCCAGGCAGAAGCGGCCGCAACCCATCGCAAGCCGCCGGCCCGAAGCTGTATCCTGCTGTTTCAGTTCGGCGGCCCCAGCCAGTTCGAGACGTTCGACCCCAAGCCCCGGGCGCCGGCCGAAATCCGCGGCGAGTTCGGCGTCATCGCCACGCGAAATCCGCAGCTCGTCATCGGCGAGCATCTGCCCAAGCTAGCCGCGCTGGCCGACAAATTCGCGCTCGTCCGCAGCGTCCATCACGACCGCGGAAGCCATAACTCCGGCGCTTATTACTCGCTGACTGGCAGACGGCCGCTGATCGACATCGTCACCTCGAACGCCGCCGCGACCGACTTTCCCTGTCCGGGGGCGGTGATCGACTCGTTGCGGCGCGACGTACACCTGGCGCCGACCGCCGTCTCGCTGCCGACGATGATCGCCGACGGGCCTTTCCGCACGCCGGGCGAGTTCGCGGGCTTCTTGGGCAAGCTGCACGACCCGCTCTTCATCACGCAGAACCCCGACGACCCCAAGTTCAACGTCGAGCAGCTCGCCTTGCCCGACGGCGTGTCGGTCGAGCGGCTGCGAGACCGCCGCGGCATCCTGTCGCGGCTTGCGGCCACGGCCAAGCTGAGCGAAAAGCTCGCGGCGGTGCGCGACATGGACGCCTATCAGCAGCGGGCGGTCGATCTGCTGACGTCGCCGGCCACGCGGCAGGCATTGGCCATTGCCGACGAGCCGGCCGGCGTTCGCGAGCGTTACGGCCGCAATCAATACGGCCAGAGCGTGCTCTTGGCCCGGCGCCTGGTGGAGGCGGGCGTGCGGTTCGTCACCGTCTACTATTCGGCGGGCATCGGCGGTTGGGACACGCACAAAGACAACTTCAAAACCCTCAAGGGCAGCCGGCTGCCGCAGACCGACCTGGCACTGTCGGCCGTGATCGAAGACCTGGCTCAGCGGGGCCTGCTGGACGAGACGCTCATCCTGTGGACGGGCGACTTCGGCCGCACGCCCAAGGTGAACAAGGACGCCGGCCGCGATCACTGGCCGCCCTGCCAGACGGTGCTCATGGCGGGCGGCGGCATTCGCGGCGGCGTGTTGGTGGGCAGCTCCGACAAGACGGGCGCGTATGCCCTGAGCGATCCCAAGACGCCCGACGACGTGATGGCGACGGTCTATCACGCGCTGGGCCTCGATCCGGAAACGATCATTCACGACCAGCTCAACCGTCCCATGCCCATCGCCGACGGCCGGCCCATCGCGGGGCTATTCTAG